Part of the Numenius arquata unplaced genomic scaffold, bNumArq3.hap1.1 HAP1_SCAFFOLD_1580, whole genome shotgun sequence genome, gcccccccccccccttgtcccccatcCCCGGGGTCCTCAcgcgagcccccccccccccccccatcccccccaggaCCCAGTGACCTCTGGTGTCCCCATGACCCCCCCGTatccctgtgaccccccccccccccagtccccagccccacgtccctgtgaccccctgtccccatccctgtgtcccctgtgaccccccccctcccccttctctccGTCCCTGGCTCCTCCTGACCTGGTGACTCCTggtgccccgtgtcccccccccagtcccttgtccccatccctgggtacTCATGCCCTGTGACCcccatgtccttgtccccatggtcctgtgcccccccccccgcaatgtcctcccatgtccccatcccaatGTCCCTTCATCCCCGTgacaattcccccccccccccccgaccctggtgtccccatgtcctcatccAGCCCCACGGCCAGTCCTGCCCCCCCCATGCGGACAGAGGGGAGCAGTGAAAGAGGGGACAAGGGTGACacagcccttggggacccccTGGAATGGGGAAACGGGGAGACCAggtcgccgtggggcaggagggggctgggggggaggcatTAGATCCTGGGGGGGGGCATTGGGATTCGGGGGGGAGGGCACTGAGGGGTGTTGAGGGGTCCAAATTCCCGGTGGGGGTCCTTGtcacccccgtcccccccaccccccccccagcagcagcaccagactCTTGGCAAAGGGCTTTATTGAGGCAcgacccccccgaccccccccccccccccccccccaacaccaaataaatatacaataaaaagCAACCGGCATTAAAAAGGGCaatctggaggggggggggggggggaaggggcagcacggggggggggggtccggggggggcccGGACTATCACACAGTGATTAAGGCGGTGGTGATGAGCCCCCGGGGGGGGcaatgggggcgggggggggggggggtatcaCGGCTGTACAAATATACAAAGGGGGGCCCCCGGGGGGGTTTGGAGGGTTCCAGCCTGGGGTAGGTCCTTCAGGCTGGAACTGCCCCTGAGGGGTGTAGTgcccctggagggggggggagagcccCCCCGGGGGGCTATATGGAGCCCCGACCTGCCCCTGGGGGTCTCTAAGGTCCATAATTACCCCTCGCAAGGGGGTGGGTGATAAGGCCCATAATTGCCCCCAGGGGGGTATGTAGTGCTCCCCCTGCGGGGCAGAGAGATCCAATGGGTGCCCCCAGGGGGATGTAGTGTCCCCTCAGGGGGTAGATGGAGCCAGTAACTGCcccggggggaaggggggagccaCAGAGCCCTTAACTACCCCCGGGGGTATGGAGAGCCTCCCCCCAGGGACGAGACAGGGCCCagagctgccccggggggggggcatgtAGAGGCTTTAACTGCCCCTGGGGAGGTATATAGGGCTCATAATTGCCACTCAGGTGCATATAGAGCCCATAAgtcccctggggggggaaagagagCCCATAACTGCCCCCAGGGGAGGTATATAGGGCCAATAAGTACCCCTCAGGGGGGTATATAAAGCCCATAAGCACCCCCACCAGAGGGGTACACAGAGCCCATAACTGCCCAGGGGGGGTACACAGAGCCTGTAATTGCCCCACTGGGAGTATATAGAGCCCATAATTGCCCCAGGGGGGTATACAGAGCCCATAATTGCCCCCAGAGGGGTACACAGAGGCCATAATTGCCCCAGGGAGCATACAGAGCTCATAATTGCCCTGGGGGGGGTATACGGAGCCCATAGGTGCCCCTAGAAGGGTACACAGAGCCCATAACTGCCCCGGGGGGTTATATAGAGCCCATAATCGCCCCCAGAGGGGTACACAGAGCCCATAATTGCCCCGGGGAGTATATAGAGCCCATAggtgcccccgggggggggggctatatGGAGCCCATAGgtgccccctgcaccccccagccaggctccctggggacaccggggggaggggggggggcaggagagcGCCGAGGCTGCCCTGGGGTGTCACGAGCTACAGGGAGCCAGCAGACTCGGCTCCCCGGGCAGGGAAGGTGACAAAGGCCACCCTGCCaccaccgtgtgtgtgtgtgtgtgtgtgtgtgcgtgtgtgtgtgtgtcccggtgTCACACGAAGACCTTGGCGAGGGCATCGGCGCCGGCGCTGGCGCTGAGGGCCCGGCTGGGGTGGAAGGCGACGGCGTGGACGGCCTCCTCGTGCTTCTTGCGGTGCGCCGTCAGCTCCTGCACGCAGGTCTTGTGGGCCAGGTGCCACAGGCGCAGCGAGCAGTCGTGACCTGCCGGgagacggcgggggggggggtcaccccaggGTGGTGACaaaggggagggggtggcagggatgggctgCATGGCAAGGATGGCAAAGGACacagggtggcaggagagggctgagaCCTGACGCTCTCGTGTCACAGTCGAGCAgcaggaaggtggtggtggtggtggtgagggggatggggttggggacagggacggggctggggacaccTACTGCCGGACATGAGGAAGACGCCATTGGGGTCGACGGCCAGGCAGGTGACGGCGTCCAAGTGGGCCACCATGGAGTGCACGACTTTACCTGGAGGCGGGGAAACGAGGGTGGCAGGGGTGACAGGGATGTcaccagctccccccaccccagcctcatTAGGGCTAAcgaagccccccccccgcccaaaccTGTCCGGTTGTCGAGGAAGCGGATGCCGCGGTCATCGCTGGCGGTGATGGTGAGGGGCTGCGAGGGGTGGCTCACCACCTGGTTGACCTGGCTGCCACCTGCTTGGGGACATCAGGATCAAGGTCCCAACTGGGATGGTgacatggggggacacacggggggacaCCTGTCGGGGTTCACTCACCGCCACCCGGCCGGGCCTCAAGCACCAGGATGGGTCGAGCCGCCTCCACGTCGTAGAGCACGGCGGCCCCCGTCCGGAAAGCGGCCACCGTGTGGCCAGGCTGGGTGGCCGAGAAGGTGACGGAGGTGGGGACGCCATGCTCTGCGGGaagggggacagagggagggtAAACAGAGGGGTGGCCGGGAGGTCCCCCAGGCCAAGGGGATGCCCCCCCTGCCCATCTCACCGCTCTGGGCGTCGTAGGTGCTGAGGCAGCTGCCCTCCTCGCGCCGGGGGTCCCAGATGCGGACGGTGCCATCGgcggagcaggaggccaagaggtCACCAGCCGGGTTGAAGGCCAGGCCCCAGACAGCGTCACTGTGACCCTCCAGGACACCGCTGAGCACCCCAGGGTCTGGGGACACCAGAAAAGGTCACCTCGGGGTGGGGATAGGGGGGGTGGCACTGCAGCCAGGAGGGGAAACACACCGCGGCGATGCCGCAGCCAAAGGGGGTGACGCCGTGGGGCTGGCGGGTGTGGAtgtcacctgtgtcacccccgaccccacgcccccccccacGGCAGGAAGGGGAGGGGACACCCACCGTAGCCGTCGTAGGGGTCCATGTCGAGGTCGGGCAGACGCCAGCAGCGGATGCAGGCGTCCACCCCGCCGCTGCAGCACAGGGCGCTGTCGCGGCCCATGGCCACGGTGAGCACAGGACCCCtgcggggatggggacaaggtaagaggggtgtccccagagccaccTGTTCCCCCCAGACTGGCCCGTGTGTCCCTGCCCCTCACCTGTGCCCGCGGAAAGCGTACACCGGCTCCACATCCAGCGCCGCATTCCTGGAAAGGGGACAAGAGGGGGGGTGACAACTGCGCCGAGAGGATGTCCCTCTCCCTCCTACCCCTGTCACCACCCCAAGACCCACTTCTTGGGGGCCACAGGCTTCTGGAGGTTCCAGAGCTTGAGAGTGCCATCCTCAGAGGCGGTGATGAGGGCGGCCTCGGCGGGGAGGAAGGCCAGGCCCCGCACAGCGTCGTAGTGGCTGCGCAGGGTGAACTTGGGGCTCCACGTCTTCTTCAGGGCATCCCGGCCCTCCGGGAGCTGTGGGGGCACAGAGGACAGTGGCAGGGGACAGTGGCTAAGGGGTGGTGGCACCCCATGGCCCCAGCTGGAGCTCATGGCAGGTGGCTTTCAGTGGCTAGAGGGCAAGGAGATGACCAGGGGGACCAAAGAGACATCATGGGGACCAGGGTGGTCCAAGCTGGATGTTCTGGGGGGGCTACGGACATGATGGggacagcagagcccaggggacaCTCAGGGCAGGTCAGGAGACACCACGGGGACTGGAGAGCCCAGGGAATGCACAGGACACActgggggacaccgtggggatggCAGAGCCCAGGGGACCCTCGGGGCAGGTCGGGGGACgccgtggggacacgggggggtgacTCACATCACAGCTGAGCTCGTTGTCGTTGGTGACAGTCAGGTCAGCCAGGTCCCCCAGGCTGACAGCGCTGCTGCCGATGCTGTCCATGATGAAGACGTCGGAGGAGATACCCAGAGACCCTGTGGAGGGGAGTGGCTGGGTGTGACCCTGCGGGACAGAGACGCCCCCACAGGGGACAAAAGGGACCCCCTCACAGGGACCCCCAGGACTGTACCTTCGTGAGGCCGTGGTGGCCCCACAGTGGCAGGTTTCGGTGGGAGCCCATCCACATCCTGCAGGTCGGCCAGCATCCCCCGCAGCCGGCCCCGGTGGCTctctgtggggacatgggggtcaggAGGTCTGGTGCCAAGGTGGAGGTTCAAGGAGGGTCCCCCAAATCTGCCATTCCTCCCCCTGGCCCTGCTCACCCAGCTCCACGCCCTCCACGGCCCGGCGGCCGGCCCCGTTCTCCCCGGAGCCCAGGAAATCAAACTCGTTGAGGGCATCCTCCGAGTcgtcatcatcatcgtcatcctcCACCTCAGGCAGGAGAGGTTTCGGGGTGAGCTGAGTGGGGAGACAGGGGGGTCACAGCCCAATTGGGGGGACCCCAGAAACACCCAGGAGAGAAGAGGGTGGAAACGGGGCACAAGGGCTGCTCCCCTGCAGCCTCTGGGTTTGGGGGGATACCCTGGGGTTTGGGGGACCCCCAGGTTTGGGGGACGCCCCTTCTGGTTTGAGGGATGTCCAGGGTTGGGACCACCCCCAGGcttgggggaccccccccagattTGAGGGATGCGAGATTTAAGGGACCCCCTGAGGTTTAGGGGACATTGGGGTCTAGGGGATCTCCAGGTTTGGGGAGACTCCTCAGGTTTGAGGGATGCGTCAGATTTAGAGGGGACCCCCCAGGTCTGGAAAAAGACCAGGTTTGGGGGATCCCCAGGTTTGGGGAATGCCCAGGCTTGGGGTCATCCCAGATTTGGGGGACACTCTCAGGTTTGGAGGACCCCTCCAGGTTTGAGGGACTACCCTGGGGTTTGGGAGATGTCAAAATTTAGGGGATCTCCAGGCTTGGGGGAGCCCCAGTTTTAGGGGATCCCCCCAGGCCTAAGGGGCCCCTGGTTCTGGGGGAGCCGCTTGCCTTGACTCGCTGCTtcttgtgctggggctgggcgTGGGGGAGGAGGCTCTCGGCATCATCGTCCTCATCACTGTCCTCGTCCTCGGGCGGGAAGGAGACCTGCTCCaggcccccactgcccccccgctcctctgtctccttcccGGCGTTCCTGAGGGTGGGAAGAACCGCAACggagttggggggggaggaggcagcgAACCcctaaaacaccccaaaaccccccaccctGCTAAACTGGAGAGCTATGGGTTTGGTGAGCGggtgaggaattggctggatggtggTGGTCAACCACTCCATGTCCAGATGGACATCAgtgaccagtggtgtccctcaggggtctgtaccgGGACCAgcactgttcaatatcttcatcaatgatgtggacagtgggattgaagtcaccctcagcgagtttgccgatgacaccaagctgtgtggcacag contains:
- the STRN4 gene encoding striatin-4; the encoded protein is MAAERAAAAARAQPPPAGPPAGPPPGPGPGPEPAGRGALSLPGILHFIQHEWARFEAEKGRWEAERAELQAQVAFLQGERKGQENLKTDLVRRIKMLEYALKQERSKYHKLKFGTELAPGEKKPEGTEPVSNGPAEVTSLEGGPLAWKEGRQLLRQYLEEVGYSDTILDMRSRRVRSLLGRSPPAPLAPGSPPPADSLLVRRIEEQIQRNAGKETEERGGSGGLEQVSFPPEDEDSDEDDDAESLLPHAQPQHKKQRVKLTPKPLLPEVEDDDDDDDSEDALNEFDFLGSGENGAGRRAVEGVELESHRGRLRGMLADLQDVDGLPPKPATVGPPRPHEGSLGISSDVFIMDSIGSSAVSLGDLADLTVTNDNELSCDLPEGRDALKKTWSPKFTLRSHYDAVRGLAFLPAEAALITASEDGTLKLWNLQKPVAPKKNAALDVEPVYAFRGHRGPVLTVAMGRDSALCCSGGVDACIRCWRLPDLDMDPYDGYDPGVLSGVLEGHSDAVWGLAFNPAGDLLASCSADGTVRIWDPRREEGSCLSTYDAQSEHGVPTSVTFSATQPGHTVAAFRTGAAVLYDVEAARPILVLEARPGGGGSQVNQVVSHPSQPLTITASDDRGIRFLDNRTGKVVHSMVAHLDAVTCLAVDPNGVFLMSGSHDCSLRLWHLAHKTCVQELTAHRKKHEEAVHAVAFHPSRALSASAGADALAKVFV